From a single Verrucomicrobiia bacterium genomic region:
- a CDS encoding ribokinase has protein sequence MPSRSRVVVVGSLNVDYIARVTRLPAAGETVAASSLVRRFGGKGANQAVAAARQGARVVLIGCVGADDEGRAYLKRLRNERIDARGVSVAIGQHTGLALIAVDDSAENSIVVSSGANAELKPKAVEGQRDLISSSGILLLQFEVPLPSVFAAIQIANRSNVPVVLNPSPLRKDFPWGQYRLDTLITNDSEAEAIFNIEDLEHERRWPARLKRRGIETLIVTRGERPTLCITCSEITRVPALFVKPVDTVGAGDAFAGAYVAARAESLELPGAVRRANCAGGLATLKRGAQESIPGRPATDKALRHLP, from the coding sequence ATGCCCTCTCGCTCCAGAGTGGTTGTCGTCGGTTCGCTCAATGTTGATTACATTGCGCGTGTGACAAGGTTGCCGGCTGCGGGCGAAACCGTGGCCGCTTCGAGCCTGGTCCGCCGGTTTGGCGGAAAGGGCGCGAATCAGGCCGTTGCGGCCGCGCGGCAGGGGGCGCGGGTTGTTCTCATCGGGTGTGTAGGGGCCGATGATGAGGGGCGGGCATATCTCAAACGCCTGCGGAACGAGCGCATTGATGCCAGAGGGGTCTCGGTGGCAATCGGCCAGCATACCGGCTTGGCGCTGATCGCAGTGGATGATTCGGCTGAGAATAGCATCGTAGTCTCTTCAGGCGCGAACGCTGAGCTAAAGCCAAAAGCTGTCGAGGGGCAGAGGGACCTCATCTCGTCATCCGGCATCCTGTTATTGCAATTCGAGGTCCCATTGCCTTCGGTCTTTGCCGCCATCCAGATTGCCAACCGCTCGAATGTGCCCGTGGTGCTCAATCCTTCCCCGCTGCGCAAAGACTTTCCTTGGGGCCAATACCGTTTGGATACGCTCATCACGAATGATTCCGAAGCGGAGGCTATCTTCAACATCGAGGACTTGGAGCACGAACGCCGCTGGCCGGCGCGATTGAAACGACGCGGCATTGAAACCCTGATAGTCACCCGCGGCGAACGGCCTACCCTTTGCATTACTTGTTCAGAAATCACGCGAGTGCCTGCGCTCTTTGTAAAGCCCGTGGATACCGTCGGGGCAGGGGATGCCTTTGCTGGGGCTTATGTGGCGGCCCGCGCTGAAAGCCTGGAATTGCCTGGCGCTGTCCGCAGGGCAAATTGCGCCGGGGGACTGGCGACGCTTAAGCGGGGC
- a CDS encoding nucleoside hydrolase: MLTAKNRESFPPLQAHSRVHRQRAAFVTFLLAALWVCAMRPQRAQAESAASSEPVKVLFDTDIGNDVDDVLALCMLHSLQTRAACQLLAVTITKPDELAGPFVDAIDTFYGRPGIPIGFTRSGLKNEPSKFLGLADTTDNGKPRYPHKLKRSSDAPRATDLLRKVLSQQPDGSVVIVQVGYFSNLAALLRTQPDKWSPLTGPELARQKVRLLSVMAGAFRPIGDNQHYLEYNVTQDLPATKQVARAWPTPIVWSGFEIGIAVPFPAVSIERDFRYVPHHPAAEAYCLYNPPPHERPTWDLTSTLFAVYEDGGYFGLSAPGQVTVEPDGFTRFTEAPQGRDRFLTLNQIQAPRVREALVQLASQPPCKTQK; the protein is encoded by the coding sequence ATGTTGACCGCCAAAAATCGAGAGAGCTTCCCGCCCCTGCAAGCCCATAGCCGGGTGCATCGACAGCGGGCGGCTTTCGTTACCTTCCTTCTCGCCGCCCTCTGGGTCTGCGCCATGAGACCCCAGCGGGCGCAGGCGGAATCGGCGGCATCATCTGAGCCGGTGAAGGTCCTATTTGACACCGATATCGGCAACGATGTGGATGATGTCCTGGCGCTTTGCATGCTCCATAGCCTGCAAACGCGAGCCGCCTGCCAATTACTTGCAGTCACCATTACCAAACCAGACGAGTTGGCTGGCCCATTTGTGGATGCGATTGACACCTTTTATGGCCGTCCAGGAATTCCCATCGGTTTCACGCGCTCGGGCCTCAAAAATGAGCCCAGCAAATTCCTGGGACTTGCCGATACCACGGACAACGGAAAGCCGCGCTACCCTCACAAGTTGAAGCGCAGCTCGGATGCCCCCAGGGCAACCGATTTATTGCGCAAAGTCCTGAGCCAACAACCGGATGGCTCGGTGGTCATCGTGCAGGTCGGCTATTTCTCGAATCTGGCGGCATTGCTCAGAACTCAACCTGATAAGTGGTCCCCGCTCACTGGTCCTGAACTGGCGCGCCAGAAGGTCCGATTGCTTTCTGTGATGGCCGGGGCTTTCCGGCCAATTGGTGACAATCAGCATTACCTCGAATACAACGTGACGCAGGACCTCCCGGCCACCAAACAAGTCGCCCGAGCCTGGCCCACGCCCATCGTCTGGAGTGGATTTGAGATAGGCATTGCAGTGCCCTTTCCCGCAGTCAGCATCGAGCGGGATTTTCGTTACGTCCCGCACCATCCAGCGGCCGAGGCCTATTGCCTGTACAATCCTCCGCCTCACGAACGACCCACCTGGGACCTTACCAGCACATTATTCGCGGTCTATGAGGACGGCGGATACTTTGGCCTCTCCGCCCCCGGCCAGGTTACAGTCGAGCCGGACGGGTTCACCCGGTTCACCGAAGCGCCTCAGGGACGAGACCGGTTTTTGACGCTCAATCAAATCCAGGCGCCCCGCGTGCGGGAAGCCCTTGTGCAATTAGCCAGTCAGCCGCCTTGTAAGACCCAAAAATAA
- the lepB gene encoding signal peptidase I translates to MSKAENRKGPGLKPSAPAAAPAGSSGAQERPRRSWVARWFASGAVREATAMRNHVKKLLNHQRDILSPQARAALQGAMDDIGTAITAGADKAALEKQMENLENSANKWLKPYPNAAWRENIEVLLVALTVAMGIRTFFLQPFKIPTGSMQPTLYGVTSVPDYSQGPESPLANPLDVNFEIPTGWQRVRDWFAGVSYLDVRAEADGPLERIEPPFKFLIFNIVQTIQVGGVEQRIWFPPDYGGSTLDKRAGLYLNPTKVYRKGEEIVRLRIVNGDHLFVDRFTYNFRPPQRGEIIVFETRGIQGLHQDQFYIKRLNGLGGETLSLHQDYEVSNVPGMGTVPVGNLVVNGKQITAATPHYEDVYSFYGAGRYSKVLPFKENHYYGHAMIGNMAPGHEFTVAQHRLFVMGDNTMNSLDSRYWGDFPETHVIGRSFFVYWPITERFGWGYH, encoded by the coding sequence ATGTCAAAAGCTGAAAATCGCAAAGGTCCTGGCCTAAAACCTTCAGCGCCGGCCGCAGCGCCGGCCGGCAGTAGCGGCGCCCAAGAGCGGCCTCGTCGTTCCTGGGTGGCTCGTTGGTTTGCATCGGGCGCTGTGCGCGAGGCAACCGCCATGCGCAACCATGTCAAAAAGCTCCTCAACCATCAGCGCGATATCCTTTCACCGCAGGCTCGCGCGGCATTGCAGGGCGCCATGGACGATATCGGCACGGCCATCACTGCCGGGGCCGATAAAGCGGCCCTGGAAAAGCAGATGGAGAACCTCGAAAACTCGGCCAATAAATGGCTCAAGCCCTATCCAAACGCGGCTTGGCGCGAGAATATCGAGGTGCTTCTGGTCGCCCTCACAGTGGCCATGGGTATTCGGACCTTTTTCCTGCAGCCATTCAAAATCCCTACCGGTTCGATGCAGCCGACCCTCTACGGCGTCACTTCCGTGCCCGATTACAGCCAGGGTCCCGAAAGTCCCTTGGCAAACCCGCTGGATGTAAATTTTGAAATCCCCACAGGGTGGCAACGGGTCCGGGACTGGTTTGCCGGGGTCAGCTATCTGGATGTTCGAGCCGAAGCCGACGGACCACTCGAACGCATCGAGCCGCCGTTCAAATTCCTTATCTTTAACATTGTCCAAACCATCCAGGTCGGGGGCGTCGAGCAACGCATCTGGTTTCCTCCCGATTATGGCGGCTCAACCCTGGACAAGCGCGCCGGGTTGTATCTCAACCCAACCAAGGTCTATCGAAAAGGAGAGGAGATCGTCCGCCTGCGAATCGTCAACGGCGACCATCTCTTCGTCGATCGGTTCACCTACAACTTCCGCCCTCCGCAGCGCGGCGAAATCATCGTGTTTGAAACGCGCGGCATCCAGGGCCTGCATCAGGACCAGTTTTATATTAAACGGCTCAATGGTTTGGGTGGCGAAACATTGTCTTTGCACCAGGATTATGAAGTCAGCAACGTGCCTGGCATGGGCACCGTCCCGGTCGGCAATTTGGTCGTTAATGGAAAGCAAATTACCGCCGCGACTCCGCATTACGAGGACGTTTATTCTTTTTACGGCGCGGGCCGCTACTCGAAGGTGCTCCCGTTTAAAGAAAACCACTATTACGGCCATGCCATGATTGGCAACATGGCGCCCGGTCATGAGTTCACGGTCGCTCAGCATCGTCTCTTCGTCATGGGCGACAATACCATGAACAGCCTGGATTCGAGGTATTGGGGCGATTTCCCCGAGACGCACGTCATTGGCCGGTCTTTCTTTGTCTATTGGCCCATTACCGAGCGCTTCGGCTGGGGCTACCATTGA
- the lepA gene encoding translation elongation factor 4: MDAAHIRNFSIIAHIDHGKTTLSDRLLHRTGTISTRDMEDQLLDSMDLEKERGITIKAHPVTMLYKAKSGEVYELNLIDTPGHVDFSYEVSRSLSACEGALLIIDAAQGVEAQTVANVHLAMKQNLAIIPVINKIDLPHANVPQTKQQLEDILAISGESAILASAKEGIGIDEILEAIVARIPAPKPTGAVSLQALGFDSYFDTYKGVVTHVRVFNGELKPGLQVQLFHSGKNVEVKEVGSFNPKPYVRDRLEVGETGYMTANIKSPQEVKMGDTITDARHPAPALPGFKEIHPMVFSGIYPINTADYEHLKANLAKLQLNDSAFVFQPETSVALGFGFRCGFLGLLHLEIVQERLRREYGMDIIATYPSVIYRVTLTDGTVKDVDNPAYLPEPTFIQKIEEPMVKAFVICPNEYIGDMMALISEKRGTIDHTETIDSRRVMLTGLIPLNEILIDFHDRIKSITRGYGSMDYEHAGYQQSDMVKLDMLVNSEAVDAFSCIVHREKAEGRGRALAAKLKEVIPRQQYAVAIQAAIGGKIVARETVGALRKDVTAKCYGGDITRKRKLLEKQKEGKKRMKSFGSVSIPQEAFIEVLKT; this comes from the coding sequence ATGGACGCAGCGCACATTAGAAATTTCAGCATTATTGCCCATATCGATCATGGGAAAACGACCCTTTCGGACCGGTTGTTGCACCGAACCGGGACGATCTCGACCCGGGACATGGAGGATCAGTTGCTCGACTCGATGGACCTGGAAAAGGAGCGCGGCATTACCATCAAAGCCCACCCCGTGACGATGCTCTATAAGGCCAAGAGCGGCGAGGTGTACGAGCTGAACCTCATCGACACGCCTGGACACGTTGATTTTTCCTACGAAGTCTCTCGCAGCCTCAGCGCGTGTGAGGGGGCCTTGCTCATCATTGATGCCGCACAGGGCGTCGAGGCCCAAACTGTTGCCAACGTACACCTGGCGATGAAGCAAAACCTCGCCATCATCCCGGTTATCAACAAAATCGATCTGCCCCACGCCAATGTCCCCCAAACCAAACAGCAATTGGAAGACATCCTGGCCATTTCGGGCGAATCAGCCATCCTGGCCAGCGCCAAAGAAGGCATCGGCATCGACGAGATTCTTGAAGCCATCGTCGCCCGGATTCCAGCGCCGAAACCCACGGGCGCCGTTTCGCTTCAGGCCCTCGGGTTCGATTCCTATTTCGACACTTACAAAGGCGTGGTTACCCATGTCCGTGTCTTTAATGGCGAGTTGAAGCCGGGTCTCCAGGTCCAATTGTTTCACTCGGGCAAGAATGTCGAGGTCAAAGAGGTCGGCAGTTTCAATCCCAAGCCCTATGTGCGAGACCGGCTGGAGGTGGGCGAGACCGGCTACATGACCGCCAACATCAAGAGCCCGCAGGAAGTCAAGATGGGCGACACTATCACCGACGCCCGCCATCCGGCCCCGGCCTTGCCTGGTTTCAAAGAAATCCATCCGATGGTTTTTAGCGGCATCTACCCGATCAACACCGCCGATTACGAGCATCTCAAGGCCAACCTTGCCAAGCTCCAGTTGAACGACTCGGCCTTTGTCTTTCAGCCCGAGACATCCGTTGCCCTCGGATTCGGTTTTCGCTGCGGGTTCCTGGGCCTGTTGCACCTGGAAATTGTCCAGGAACGGCTGCGCCGCGAGTACGGCATGGACATCATCGCCACTTACCCCAGCGTCATTTACAGGGTAACGCTCACCGACGGCACAGTGAAGGATGTGGATAACCCGGCCTACTTGCCCGAACCCACATTCATCCAAAAAATCGAAGAGCCGATGGTAAAGGCTTTTGTGATCTGCCCAAACGAGTACATCGGCGACATGATGGCCTTAATTTCTGAAAAGCGCGGCACGATTGATCACACCGAGACCATCGACTCGCGCCGCGTGATGCTGACCGGCCTCATCCCATTGAACGAAATCCTCATCGATTTCCATGACCGCATCAAGAGCATCACCCGCGGTTACGGCTCGATGGACTACGAACACGCCGGCTACCAGCAGTCCGACATGGTCAAGCTCGATATGCTCGTCAATAGCGAGGCCGTCGATGCTTTTTCCTGCATTGTGCACCGGGAAAAGGCGGAGGGCAGGGGACGGGCCCTGGCTGCCAAGCTCAAGGAAGTCATTCCCCGCCAGCAATACGCCGTGGCCATTCAAGCCGCTATTGGGGGAAAAATCGTTGCGCGCGAAACTGTGGGCGCGTTGCGCAAGGATGTCACTGCCAAATGTTACGGCGGCGACATCACTCGCAAACGCAAATTGCTCGAAAAACAAAAGGAAGGAAAGAAACGGATGAAATCCTTCGGCTCGGTGAGCATTCCGCAAGAGGCATTTATCGAGGTGCTCAAGACATGA
- the hemL gene encoding glutamate-1-semialdehyde 2,1-aminomutase, with product MILRTKSERLFSEALRYIPGGVNSPVRAFRAVGGTPFFAEKAQGAHIWDVDGNEYIDYVGTWGPAILGHAHPGIIRAVQQAAQKGTSFGIPNALEVEMARRICSLVPSVQKVRMCNSGTEATMSAIRLARGFTRRDKIIKFEGCYHGHADSLLVKAGSGALTFGAPDSAGVPAAFTQHTVVLPYNAPEAVSAAFAANRSQIAGIIVEPVPGNAGLYLPQPGYLEFLREITRTDGALLIFDEVMTGFRLAPGGAQERFGITPDLSCFGKVIGGGLPVGAFGGRAEIMDFLAPLGPVYQAGTLSGNPLAMAAGIAALEELSLGNAYAKLEKLGAILEAGMTEAARAVGVPVQFNRCGSMFCAYFTAQPVHNLAEAMNSDRERFKKYFHAMLEQGIYLAPSQFEAGFLSTAHTEADIEKTIGAARKGFERIRMRNEG from the coding sequence ATGATTTTACGGACAAAATCGGAACGGCTTTTCTCTGAGGCATTGAGATATATTCCCGGAGGGGTTAATTCGCCTGTGCGCGCGTTTCGCGCGGTTGGCGGCACACCATTTTTTGCAGAGAAAGCCCAAGGGGCCCATATCTGGGACGTGGATGGCAATGAGTACATCGATTATGTGGGCACCTGGGGTCCTGCGATACTGGGGCATGCTCACCCGGGCATTATCCGGGCCGTTCAGCAGGCAGCCCAAAAGGGCACCAGCTTTGGAATTCCAAATGCGTTGGAGGTGGAAATGGCCAGGCGGATCTGCTCGTTGGTGCCCAGCGTGCAGAAAGTGCGCATGTGCAATTCGGGCACCGAAGCCACCATGTCCGCTATTCGCCTGGCGCGCGGCTTTACACGTCGCGACAAAATTATCAAATTCGAGGGCTGCTATCACGGTCATGCCGATTCGCTCCTGGTCAAGGCCGGGTCCGGCGCGCTCACGTTTGGCGCTCCGGACAGCGCGGGGGTTCCGGCTGCCTTTACTCAACACACAGTCGTGTTGCCCTACAACGCGCCGGAGGCCGTCTCGGCGGCTTTTGCGGCGAACCGGAGCCAAATCGCCGGGATTATCGTTGAGCCGGTCCCCGGCAACGCCGGTCTCTATTTGCCTCAACCCGGCTACCTGGAATTTCTGCGAGAGATTACTCGCACGGACGGGGCGTTGCTGATTTTTGATGAAGTCATGACCGGGTTTCGCCTTGCCCCCGGAGGGGCCCAGGAGCGCTTCGGCATCACGCCCGACCTGAGCTGCTTTGGGAAGGTCATTGGAGGCGGCTTGCCGGTGGGCGCTTTTGGGGGGCGAGCTGAGATTATGGATTTCCTCGCCCCCCTGGGGCCGGTTTACCAGGCAGGCACCTTGAGCGGCAATCCGCTGGCGATGGCCGCCGGAATTGCGGCGCTCGAGGAATTATCCTTAGGAAATGCTTATGCAAAACTAGAGAAACTGGGCGCGATATTGGAAGCCGGGATGACGGAGGCAGCGCGCGCTGTCGGGGTCCCCGTCCAATTCAACCGTTGTGGCTCCATGTTTTGCGCCTATTTCACCGCCCAACCCGTCCACAATCTGGCCGAAGCTATGAACAGTGACCGTGAGCGATTCAAGAAATATTTCCATGCGATGCTCGAGCAAGGGATTTACCTGGCCCCATCCCAATTCGAAGCCGGTTTTCTTTCAACAGCGCACACCGAAGCGGACATCGAGAAGACCATAGGCGCCGCGAGGAAGGGGTTTGAGAGGATAAGGATGAGGAATGAAGGATGA
- a CDS encoding RNA polymerase sigma factor, with amino-acid sequence MALDAEPTLLARCRRGEPAAWDELFNLHYAAAGRFLFQLSHDFTREDVEEICQETFLSVIKSIESFQGGSQFQTWLFRIAANKARDYRQRQQAAKRGGGQPNLSLQAEDPETGLVLDPPSPKPGPDLALLNAERVGLIHEALDRLGEPCREVIELRYFGDLSYEEIAKALELNIKTVSSRLSKCLDRLEEILLKGFAGAKSALFPSNL; translated from the coding sequence ATGGCACTGGACGCAGAGCCCACTTTGCTTGCGCGCTGCCGCCGGGGTGAACCGGCGGCCTGGGACGAATTGTTCAACCTGCATTATGCGGCTGCTGGACGATTCCTTTTCCAGTTGAGCCATGATTTCACCCGCGAAGACGTCGAGGAGATTTGCCAGGAGACCTTCCTGTCGGTAATCAAGAGTATCGAGTCATTTCAAGGCGGCAGCCAGTTTCAGACCTGGCTGTTTCGGATAGCCGCCAATAAGGCGCGTGATTATCGCCAACGCCAGCAGGCCGCCAAACGCGGCGGCGGTCAGCCCAATTTGTCCTTGCAAGCCGAGGACCCCGAGACGGGGCTTGTCCTCGACCCGCCAAGCCCCAAGCCGGGGCCTGATTTGGCGTTGCTCAATGCTGAACGTGTCGGATTGATCCATGAGGCCCTTGACCGTCTTGGAGAACCATGCCGCGAGGTCATTGAACTGCGCTATTTTGGCGACCTGAGCTATGAAGAAATCGCCAAAGCCCTTGAGTTAAACATCAAAACGGTCAGCTCCCGCCTGAGCAAGTGTCTGGACCGGCTTGAAGAGATTTTGCTGAAGGGATTTGCCGGGGCAAAATCGGCCCTGTTCCCGTCTAATCTGTAG
- a CDS encoding DUF1844 domain-containing protein, with protein MSEPPSAQSRPGAEDRLSALFAQLIMQQANMAMMLMGKVEHPDGGQAVKDIEAARFFIDELEMLEVKTRGNLTKEEAALLQQSLMSLRMAFVEAVESHEPAAAKAPDSAAPGKASAPASESAATGPSNAEEEHRKKFTKKY; from the coding sequence ATGAGTGAACCGCCTTCGGCTCAGTCGCGTCCCGGTGCTGAAGATCGATTATCGGCGCTTTTTGCGCAATTGATCATGCAACAGGCCAACATGGCCATGATGCTCATGGGTAAAGTCGAGCATCCCGATGGGGGCCAAGCGGTCAAGGACATCGAGGCGGCCCGTTTTTTCATCGATGAGCTTGAAATGCTCGAAGTCAAAACACGGGGCAACCTCACAAAGGAAGAAGCCGCCCTGCTCCAGCAGAGTCTGATGAGCTTGCGGATGGCTTTCGTCGAGGCGGTCGAGTCCCACGAGCCAGCCGCCGCCAAGGCGCCGGATTCAGCGGCTCCAGGCAAGGCTTCCGCGCCCGCATCAGAATCAGCAGCAACTGGCCCTTCCAACGCCGAAGAGGAGCATCGCAAGAAGTTTACAAAAAAGTATTAA
- a CDS encoding LON peptidase substrate-binding domain-containing protein encodes MKIPREIPVMTLPNATLFPQALLPLYIFEPRYRQMLADALHSNRMFSVAMQRPGSAREAPSAVAGLGLIRVSVGHRDGTSHLILQGLARVGLEETVRYKPYRVQRIRPLHSPPCDNVKVDALVAKVRELLEERIQLGLPFPFPVMSPGQAEPPSAPPAFSPKEILNYLDSLSDPEQAADLVSCAVLHGAAERQTILETVDVEARLRRLIRFLLAEIRKKRKGQSL; translated from the coding sequence ATGAAGATACCGCGGGAAATACCGGTAATGACACTGCCCAACGCCACGCTCTTTCCGCAGGCGTTGCTCCCGCTCTATATTTTTGAACCGCGTTACCGGCAGATGCTGGCCGACGCGCTGCATTCCAACCGGATGTTTTCGGTTGCCATGCAGCGGCCCGGCAGTGCGCGAGAAGCCCCGTCCGCGGTTGCCGGGCTGGGGCTCATCCGGGTCTCGGTAGGTCATCGGGATGGGACCTCGCATTTGATTCTGCAAGGGCTGGCCCGGGTTGGCCTCGAGGAAACCGTCCGTTACAAACCGTATCGAGTTCAACGCATCCGTCCGCTGCATTCGCCACCCTGTGATAACGTCAAAGTCGATGCCCTGGTTGCGAAGGTCCGTGAGTTGCTCGAAGAGCGAATCCAGTTGGGATTACCCTTTCCTTTTCCGGTCATGTCTCCCGGCCAAGCCGAGCCTCCATCGGCCCCACCCGCCTTTTCGCCCAAGGAGATTCTCAATTATCTCGATTCGCTGAGCGACCCGGAACAGGCGGCTGACTTGGTCTCGTGCGCGGTGCTGCACGGGGCGGCTGAGCGGCAGACCATTTTGGAAACCGTGGATGTCGAGGCGCGTTTGCGGCGTTTGATTCGGTTTTTGCTGGCGGAAATCCGCAAGAAACGCAAGGGTCAATCACTATGA
- a CDS encoding ABC transporter ATP-binding protein, which yields MARVIIDHLTKVFERPGREPVQALSDLNLSIADGELLVLTGPSGCGKTTTLRLLAGLEEPTSGLISIDERKVNGLSARQRDVAMVFQAPALYPHMSVQENLAFGLRLRRHKTQDIQRRVREAAELLDLADCLERDPASLSGGQRQRVALGRALVRAPKVLLLDEPLSNLDAHMRAQLRLEISRLHARLRVTVIYVTHDQTEAMALGDRLAVLHQGLLQQLDTPIAVYRKPVNLFVARFLGLPPMNLLHGHVVRTAHALWFKPDSISSAAGLQVLRLRLGGEPPTILEFPETKPLVLGVRPEDVAIGASIPQKGLADATVATVEAVEVTGPDAFVRLQLDGICLTARVLAGQHHEPGEKIPIALAAQRAHFFDPVTGVRI from the coding sequence GTGGCAAGGGTGATTATCGACCATCTGACCAAGGTCTTCGAGCGGCCAGGGCGCGAACCCGTCCAGGCCCTGAGCGATTTGAATCTTTCTATCGCGGATGGGGAATTGCTCGTACTGACAGGCCCCTCGGGTTGCGGCAAGACAACCACCCTGCGGCTCCTGGCCGGCCTGGAAGAGCCGACCTCGGGCCTGATTTCGATTGACGAACGAAAAGTCAATGGCCTTTCCGCCAGGCAGCGCGATGTGGCTATGGTTTTTCAGGCTCCGGCGCTTTATCCACACATGAGCGTGCAAGAAAACCTGGCGTTTGGATTGAGGTTGCGCCGGCACAAAACTCAAGACATCCAGCGCCGGGTGCGAGAAGCGGCTGAACTGCTTGACCTGGCCGATTGCCTCGAGCGCGACCCCGCATCGCTTTCGGGTGGGCAACGCCAGCGCGTGGCTCTTGGCCGCGCCCTGGTGCGCGCCCCCAAGGTGTTGCTGCTGGATGAGCCCCTCTCAAACCTCGATGCGCACATGCGGGCGCAATTACGCCTCGAGATTTCACGCCTCCATGCCCGGTTGCGCGTCACGGTCATCTATGTAACGCACGACCAAACCGAGGCGATGGCGCTGGGCGACCGGCTGGCAGTGCTGCACCAGGGGCTGCTTCAGCAATTGGACACCCCAATCGCGGTATATCGAAAACCGGTTAATTTGTTTGTGGCCCGCTTTTTGGGCCTGCCGCCGATGAATCTGCTGCATGGACACGTCGTAAGGACCGCTCATGCCCTGTGGTTCAAACCAGACTCAATCAGCAGCGCGGCTGGACTCCAGGTTCTGAGGCTCCGGCTGGGTGGAGAACCGCCGACGATACTGGAGTTTCCTGAGACCAAACCCCTTGTGCTGGGCGTCCGCCCCGAGGATGTAGCCATCGGCGCAAGCATCCCTCAGAAAGGTTTGGCGGATGCGACAGTGGCGACAGTGGAGGCGGTCGAGGTCACGGGCCCGGACGCGTTTGTTCGACTGCAACTGGACGGCATCTGTTTGACG